CGCCGATCGCGTGATCGAGAAGATCGCGGCCCGAGCGGCTCTCGACATCCCGGGGGTCGTCCGCCATCGCGGTGGCGTCGGGTCGGTACTGGGAGTCGGTGAGCGGAACTTTCCCGACGCGGCCGTTCATGCGGGCGGCGCCAGGATCACCCTGTCCCTCGCCCTCGAATGGCCGTGCGCGGTCGCCGAGGTATCCCGCACCGCACGCGATCACGTCGCCGCCGAGGTCGAGCGACTCGCCGGGATCGTTCCGCTTCGCGTCGACGTGACGGTGTCCAAGTTCGAGCCACGACAGGCGATCCGGCGCCTGCAGAAGGGTTACGTGGACCTGCCGCCGGTCTCCGACGAGCCCGAATACGACGACGTTGACGCCCACATTCGCGACAACGACCCGCGCCCCGACGACCCGGACAACACCGACGCATTCACTCCGACCATCAGCATCGACACGGGGGTACGACGATGACGCAGACCGCACCCGAATCGGGTACCGCTCCTGTCGCGACCCTACGGAACACCGACGCCCAGAACGTCTTCCCACCTGCAGCTCTCCCGGGCGCTGCGATCGCCGGCGCAGCGTTGGGGCTCGCTCTCCTCGCTCTCGGCGCGGCAGCCGTACGCGACATCGCCGTCGACGCGAGCTGGCTCAATGGTCGTCCGTGGTCGGTCACCGCCGCCGAGTGGGTCGCAGAACTGCAGTGGCAGAACTGGATGTGGCCGGCCGCGATCGGGTCGATCTTCGTAGGCCTCGTCCTGCTGTGGATCGCGATCAAGCCTCGTCGCCGGACCCACCTCGAACTCGCCGCCGGCGAGGGGATGTGGACCCGCCCCGGAGACGTCGCCCGACGCTGCAGCGCCGCCGTGTCCGACCTGCCCGGCGTACTCGACGCCGACACCGTGGTGACGCGACGGAAGGTCACCTGCACCGTCGGGGTGCGGAGACAGGTCGCCGACCGCGCCCTCATCGACAGCACGGTCGCCGCCGTGGCGGCCGATCTCGCCTCGTCACCGCGGGTTGTGGTGCGCGTGCGCGATCGAGGACCGAGGAGCGTCCGATGAATCGTCTTCCCGCAACCGCACATCGGCTGTCGGTCGGACTCGTGGCGCTGCTGCTCATCATCGTCGGCGTCGGAGCCGTGGCATGGAAGGTCGACGCCCAACCGGTGGCCGGGTGGGTCGACCGTCTCAACGAGCGTGCCGCTCTCGACGCCGCGCAGGCGTCCCGGTGGGTCTGGGTATTGGCCGGCGTCACCGTGATCGCGATCGGCTGGGGCCTGTTGTTGCTGGCCACCAACGTACGGCCCCGCGCAGTGGACGACGCTCTGCTCGTCGGTTCCAATCAGACCGGAGCGCTCACCGTCGCACCGAAACTGATCGCGGACGCGGCAGCGACGGAACTGGCCGGGAACCCGCTGTTCCAGAAGGTGACCGCGAGAGCGATCGACGACCGGTCGCGCAGCATCATCCGGCTCGAGGTGTCGGCGACGCCGAATCGGAGCTTCGACGAGGTCACCGCGCCCGTCGCGGAGACCGTCGCCGCCATCCGTACCGCGCTCGGAGAGTCCGGAGTCCACGTCCAGGCTCTCATCCACCTCGACAGGTGACCCGAAGAAGCGACCCCGACGGACGGCCTCATCCGAGGCTGTCGTCGAACCAATGAGATGAAGGAGAAGAGAATGGGATTCAGCGACAAGGTCGGCAACAAGGCCGAGGACCTCTCGGGTAAGGCCAAGGAGGCCGCCGGCGATGTGACCGGTGACGACCAACTCAAGAGCGAGGGCAAGGGCGATCAGCTCTCCGCCGCCGTCAAAGACGGCGTGGAGAACGTCAAGGACGCCGCGTCGAACATCAAGGACAAGCTGACCGGCAAGTGATCATCGCCGCCGGCAGCCGAACCTCCCCGCCGGCGGTGACAGGGCGAATCCCGGAGGTGCTCAGCACCTTCGGGGTTCGTCCTGTTGTCGGCCAGGAACGGTCGGTCACGTCCCCTTGACGTTGAGGATCTGTCGCAGGGTGTACTCGATGTCCACCAGATCGACGGCGTCGGCCATGACCTGCTCGATGTCCTTGTACGCGTCCGGGATCTCGTCGACCCACTGCTCGCCGTGACGGTACTCGATCCCTGCCATCCGGGCGGCGAGATCGTCGGCGGTGAACCGCCTCCGCGCCTCGCTCCGCGAGAACCGCCGACCGGCACCGTGCGGCGCCGAGCACAGGCCCGCGGGATTCCCCTTGCCGCGCACCACATACGACCGTGTACCCATCGAACCCGGGATGACGCCCCGTACGCCCTCATGGGCGTCGATCGCACCCTTCCGGGTGAGCCAGACGTCCTGGCCCGCGTGCGTCTCCCGCACGGTGTAGTTGTGGTGGCAATTGATCCGGTCCACCTCCAGGGATTCCGTTTCCTCGACGACGCCACCGGAGGCGTTGTCTGCGAACCACTTTCCGAACACCTCGACGAAGCGGTCCATCATCTCGGCGCGGTTCTCGAACGCGAACCGCTGCGCCCAGGACAGATCCCCCAGATAGGCGGTCAGTTCCGGGGTCCCCTGCGGCAGGTATGCGAGGTCGGCGTTCGGCAGCTTGATCCACCACTGGCGGCACAACCGCTGAGCGATCTTGATGTGCTTCTGCGCGATCTTGTTGCCGACTCCCCGCGAACCCGAGTGCAGGAACAGCCACACCACGTCGCCCTCGTCGAGGCACAGCTCGATGAAGTGGTTGCCACCGCCGAGCGAGCCCAGCTGCTCCCGCCACTTCGGCGAATGTGACAGGTCGACACCGTCTTTCGTCGCCTGTTCGGCGAGGGCATCAATGCGTGGCCGGGTGAACTCGAACCGGTCCAGACCGCGGTTGTAGTTGCCGGGCGACAGCGGGATCGCGTCCTCGATCGTCCTCCGCAGTCGCCCGAGGTCCATTCCGTCGATGTCCGCGGCGCGCAGGCGCGTCTGCACCGCGATCATGCCGCAGCCGATGTCGACGCCGACGGCCGCGGGAATCACCGCGCCGGTCGTCGGGATGACGGTGCCCACCGCGGAGCCCTTCCCGAAGTGTGCGTCGGGCATGAGGGCGATGTGCGGGTGCACGAACGGCAACCGGGCGGTCTCGGCCGCTTGGGTCAGGGTGTTGTCGTCCACGTGCGATGCATAGTTCAGCACCTTGGGCGACACCTTGGTCGGCATGGAGTTCATCCTCTCGTGTGCGCCCGGGTCAGCGGGCCCACACATCACACCGTCGAATCCCCGGTGCGGCAACCGTATTTCTTCTTCCCGATGCCACCCGGAACTCTCGCCGCCACCCGTCGCGGCGACACGAGACACACCAGGCGACCCGTCATGTACCGACCCGAGTCGACAGCAGATGGTCAGCCGATGACGCCGAGTGCCTTGTCCCAGACCGCGTTCTCGCGCACCTCACCGGGACCGACCATGTCGGCGAAGACGATCGTGCCGTCCCGATCGACGAGAAAGGTCCCGCGGTTCGCGTAGCCGCGATCCTCGTTGAACACCCCGTAGACGCGCGCGGTGTCGCCGTGCGGCCAGAAGTCGGACAGCAGCGGGAACAGGAAACCCTGCGCGGCGGACCACACCTTGTGCGTGGGAGAGGGTCCGACCGAGATGGTCACCGTGGTCACGTCGTCATTGTCGAAACGGGGCTGCTGGTCGCGGATGTAGCCGAGCTCGCCCTGGCAGGTACCGGTGAACGCGAGCGGGAAGAACACGACGAGCACGTTGCGGTCGGCTCGCAGGGTCGACAGCGACACGAGCTGGTTGTTCTGGTCGCGCAGGGCGAAATCCGGGGCCCGGTCACCGACGGTCAGGGGCGCAGAAGGCAGAGCACCGCTCATGCTTTCTTGCCCGCGCGGGCCTTCGGTTGGACCAGTCGGGCCGCCGACCAGTCACCGAGGCTGATGGCCGACGTCTGGGTGAGTCCCGCGGTCGGGGCCGCCTCGGCGATCTCACTCGGATCGACGTAGCCGGACTTGCCGGTCTTCGGCGACAACACCCACACGAAACCGTCTTCGGCGAGCGGACCGATCGCATCCATGAGGGCGTCGACGAGGTCGCCGTCGCCGTCGCGCCACCAGAGGACCACGACGTCGACGACGTCATCGGCATCCTCGTCGACCATCTCGGCGTCGATGGCGTCCTCGATGTCAGCGCGCAGTTCGTCGTCGGTGTCCTCGTCCCAGCCGAGTTCCTGCACGACCAAACCTGCGGTCAAGCCCAGTTTCTGGGCGTTGCTACCGTCTGTGGCGGCTACCACCGCGCGTGACCTCCTGAAGATTCGTGGATCGTTCTGTGCGTCGTCTGTGGCGAATCCGCGTGCGCTCCCGCACGCCGTTCGCCTGTCAGCATAGGCAACAGCCTAGAGCCTCACATTGCAAGCCGAACGCCGTCAGGGATTTCGGGCGTTTCGCACCGGTTCCGTGGCCGACCCGCCCGATCGTTACCCACAGCGGGGCGGAACAAACCGTACCCAGCGGCGCGAGGCGGACGGCGCCGTCAACCCCCGGGTCGCTCGGCCGACGTCGTGGCGGGAACCGACGGTCGAGGTGTGGCCGAGGACGTGGCCGGGAGCGGCGTGTAGGTACCGCACACATCGAGCAGGCGCTGTTTGGTGCGAGACCACTCGCTCGACACCGGGTTCAGGCCGGCACGCAGTTCGCGACTGATCGCGTTCTCGAGGCGTGCGGTCGACGCGAGGAACGCCCGCGCCGGCGTGGAGACGGCCGGTGGCGACGTCTCGGTGATCTTGGGGCGGATCTGGTCGGCACCGGCAATGAGACTGGCACGTGCCTTCTCGTCGAGATCCCCGACCCCGGCGTAGGTCTGTGCCGCGTTCAGCCGGGCGACGAAGGCGTTGAACCCGCGGACCATCACGACCATCGACGCCATCGACTCGCGGCAGAGTTCGACACCCTCGGCACGCACCTCCGCAGCCGCCGAGGCGGACAGTTCGGAGCGGTACACCGCCACCTCGCCGGGCGCCGGCGCCCCCGCGCCATCGACGGTCGACGCGCACGCCCCCGACAGGGCCGCGCCGAGTGCGATCGTGGCCGCGGTCGCCGACCGGACGGCACGACCCCGGCGTCGCCCGTCGGCCGCGCCTCCTCGATCCGGCATCCACTCCCCCTACTGGTCAGTAACCGTTTCTGGACGCTACCGCATCACGCCGATCGGGACACGCGACACGGATCCACCCGGTGCCAAGCCACCCCACATGGGGCACGATGAGGGTAGGCGCCGCACCACATCGGAGTGCGGTGCCGACGCCATGCGGTCGGACCACCACCCCGAGTTCGGCCTGTCAGAGGGAGTAGGCATCACCGTGACCAACCAGATGGACCAAGCGACACAGGACGTCTCGCCGGGCGCCGCCGGGAACACCGGCCCCAGCTCGAACGGACGTGCCGCCGGACAACGAGTCCGGGTCATCCGTGAAGGAGTCGCGTCCTATCTGCCCGACATCGACCCCGACGAGACCGACGAGTGGCTCGACTCGTTCGACGCCCTCCTCGACGCCGCGGGCCCCGGTCGTGCCCGGTACCTGATGTTGCGTCTGCTCGAACGCGCCGGCGAGAAGCGGGTGTCGATC
The genomic region above belongs to Gordonia hongkongensis and contains:
- a CDS encoding Asp23/Gls24 family envelope stress response protein, whose translation is MAEHESGGPARDAHPTAGDSPPGTLTVADRVIEKIAARAALDIPGVVRHRGGVGSVLGVGERNFPDAAVHAGGARITLSLALEWPCAVAEVSRTARDHVAAEVERLAGIVPLRVDVTVSKFEPRQAIRRLQKGYVDLPPVSDEPEYDDVDAHIRDNDPRPDDPDNTDAFTPTISIDTGVRR
- a CDS encoding DUF6286 domain-containing protein — protein: MTQTAPESGTAPVATLRNTDAQNVFPPAALPGAAIAGAALGLALLALGAAAVRDIAVDASWLNGRPWSVTAAEWVAELQWQNWMWPAAIGSIFVGLVLLWIAIKPRRRTHLELAAGEGMWTRPGDVARRCSAAVSDLPGVLDADTVVTRRKVTCTVGVRRQVADRALIDSTVAAVAADLASSPRVVVRVRDRGPRSVR
- a CDS encoding CsbD family protein, with protein sequence MGFSDKVGNKAEDLSGKAKEAAGDVTGDDQLKSEGKGDQLSAAVKDGVENVKDAASNIKDKLTGK
- a CDS encoding RtcB family protein — encoded protein: MNSMPTKVSPKVLNYASHVDDNTLTQAAETARLPFVHPHIALMPDAHFGKGSAVGTVIPTTGAVIPAAVGVDIGCGMIAVQTRLRAADIDGMDLGRLRRTIEDAIPLSPGNYNRGLDRFEFTRPRIDALAEQATKDGVDLSHSPKWREQLGSLGGGNHFIELCLDEGDVVWLFLHSGSRGVGNKIAQKHIKIAQRLCRQWWIKLPNADLAYLPQGTPELTAYLGDLSWAQRFAFENRAEMMDRFVEVFGKWFADNASGGVVEETESLEVDRINCHHNYTVRETHAGQDVWLTRKGAIDAHEGVRGVIPGSMGTRSYVVRGKGNPAGLCSAPHGAGRRFSRSEARRRFTADDLAARMAGIEYRHGEQWVDEIPDAYKDIEQVMADAVDLVDIEYTLRQILNVKGT
- a CDS encoding peroxiredoxin; its protein translation is MSGALPSAPLTVGDRAPDFALRDQNNQLVSLSTLRADRNVLVVFFPLAFTGTCQGELGYIRDQQPRFDNDDVTTVTISVGPSPTHKVWSAAQGFLFPLLSDFWPHGDTARVYGVFNEDRGYANRGTFLVDRDGTIVFADMVGPGEVRENAVWDKALGVIG
- a CDS encoding DUF3052 domain-containing protein, whose product is MVAATDGSNAQKLGLTAGLVVQELGWDEDTDDELRADIEDAIDAEMVDEDADDVVDVVVLWWRDGDGDLVDALMDAIGPLAEDGFVWVLSPKTGKSGYVDPSEIAEAAPTAGLTQTSAISLGDWSAARLVQPKARAGKKA